A genomic window from Martelella lutilitoris includes:
- a CDS encoding extracellular solute-binding protein — protein MRKALLLAGLMSGISMVSVNSANAVEIEYWQYIYETRVNAMDQLIEKFEAANPDITVKQVNFPYADYQTRIVAANMAGKGPDVMQLFYGWLDKFVAGGLLQPLPQDAFPHDQIESAFFPIVTAMKRDGEYYGLPTAVRSLALFYNKKLFEENGLDPENPPQTLDELVAAGKAIAKFDDAGNMVTEGMTLDMAGQDHQWWREVLVRQFGGVPYEDDYRKVTYDSPEGTEALEFYTGLQMNEKIGQSGFMDEGQAAFRAGKAGMTIDGTFRLGSFSQIEDFDWAVTELPANADGMRSNYSSYFANGIGAKVEGEELEAAEKFLTYLTSPEAMGIWLDVVGELPARRAVALTDENTSNPIYGPFLKGLDYAHTTLFVDEAAQRQVAIDMVNRVILNGQSPADSIKEAAEEEQAIIDDAM, from the coding sequence TCAGCTGATCGAGAAGTTCGAGGCGGCCAATCCGGATATCACCGTCAAGCAGGTCAACTTTCCCTATGCGGACTACCAGACCCGCATCGTCGCCGCCAACATGGCCGGCAAGGGCCCGGACGTGATGCAGCTCTTCTATGGCTGGCTGGACAAGTTCGTCGCCGGCGGGCTTCTGCAGCCGCTGCCGCAGGATGCGTTCCCGCATGACCAGATCGAGAGCGCGTTCTTCCCGATCGTGACCGCGATGAAGCGCGACGGCGAATATTACGGCCTGCCGACGGCCGTGCGCTCGCTGGCGCTGTTCTACAACAAGAAGCTTTTCGAGGAGAACGGCCTCGACCCGGAAAACCCGCCGCAGACGCTGGATGAACTGGTGGCCGCCGGCAAGGCGATCGCCAAGTTCGACGATGCCGGAAACATGGTGACCGAGGGCATGACCCTCGACATGGCCGGCCAGGATCACCAGTGGTGGCGCGAAGTGCTGGTGCGCCAGTTCGGCGGCGTGCCCTATGAGGACGACTACCGCAAGGTGACCTATGACAGCCCGGAAGGCACCGAGGCGCTGGAATTCTACACCGGCCTGCAGATGAACGAGAAAATCGGCCAGTCCGGCTTCATGGACGAAGGCCAGGCCGCCTTCCGCGCCGGCAAGGCGGGCATGACCATCGACGGCACCTTCCGTCTCGGCTCCTTCAGCCAGATCGAGGATTTCGACTGGGCCGTGACCGAGCTGCCGGCCAATGCCGACGGCATGCGCTCCAACTATTCGAGCTATTTTGCAAACGGCATCGGCGCCAAGGTCGAAGGCGAGGAGCTCGAGGCTGCGGAAAAATTCCTGACCTATCTGACATCGCCGGAAGCCATGGGCATCTGGCTCGATGTGGTCGGCGAACTGCCGGCGCGGCGCGCCGTGGCGCTGACGGACGAGAACACCTCGAACCCGATCTACGGCCCGTTCCTCAAGGGGCTCGACTACGCCCACACCACGCTGTTCGTGGATGAGGCCGCCCAGCGTCAGGTCGCCATCGACATGGTCAACCGCGTGATCCTGAACGGCCAGTCGCCTGCCGACAGCATCAAGGAAGCGGCCGAGGAAGAACAGGCCATCATCGACGACGCGATGTAA
- a CDS encoding carbohydrate ABC transporter permease translates to MSLQAENTKGAAAGRPEGGGFADRFSMHTKRLVWVWTFLALPVLFYSVIRFYPTLDAFRLSLTDWNLMRPPKFIGFENYAKLFTDPDFWQVFKNTFAYLIFGTPISLVLSFTIAFFLDRVRFGHGLIRALYFMPFLTTAAAMAWVWRWFYQPAPIGVINDVLAALGLPQQPFLRSTTQALPSIMVTAIWAGLGFQIIIFMAGLRAIPTTFYEAARIDGLGEWAILRKITLPLLKPTTVFLVVLSSIGFLRIFDQVYNMTTNDPGGPLGTTKPLVLMIYQSAFSSYQMGYAAAQTVVLFLILLVISLLQLWILRDKS, encoded by the coding sequence ATGTCTCTCCAGGCTGAAAACACCAAGGGGGCGGCCGCCGGCCGCCCCGAGGGCGGCGGCTTTGCCGACCGTTTTTCCATGCACACCAAGCGCCTTGTCTGGGTCTGGACCTTTCTGGCGCTGCCCGTGCTGTTTTACAGCGTCATCCGTTTCTACCCGACGCTCGACGCCTTCCGGCTGTCGCTGACGGACTGGAACCTGATGCGTCCGCCGAAATTCATCGGCTTTGAAAATTACGCCAAGCTTTTCACCGATCCGGATTTCTGGCAGGTGTTCAAGAACACCTTCGCCTATCTGATCTTCGGCACGCCGATCTCGCTGGTGCTGTCCTTCACCATCGCCTTCTTTCTCGATCGCGTGCGCTTCGGCCACGGCCTCATCCGCGCGCTCTATTTCATGCCGTTCCTGACGACGGCGGCGGCCATGGCCTGGGTCTGGCGCTGGTTCTATCAGCCGGCCCCGATCGGCGTCATCAACGACGTACTTGCCGCTCTCGGCCTGCCGCAGCAGCCCTTCCTGCGCTCAACCACCCAGGCGCTGCCCTCGATCATGGTGACGGCCATCTGGGCCGGTCTCGGCTTCCAGATCATCATCTTCATGGCGGGGCTCCGCGCCATTCCGACGACCTTTTACGAGGCTGCCCGCATCGACGGTCTCGGCGAATGGGCGATCCTGCGCAAGATCACGCTGCCGCTCCTGAAGCCGACCACCGTGTTTCTGGTGGTGCTGTCCTCCATCGGATTCCTGAGGATTTTCGACCAGGTCTACAACATGACCACGAATGATCCGGGCGGGCCGCTTGGCACCACCAAGCCGCTTGTGCTGATGATCTACCAGTCGGCCTTTTCGTCCTACCAGATGGGCTACGCGGCGGCGCAGACCGTCGTTCTCTTCCTCATTCTCCTCGTCATTTCGCTGCTGCAGCTCTGGATCCTGAGGGACAAGTCATGA